Within the Achromobacter spanius genome, the region CAACTCGTCGGCAATCAACGCCAGGCTGACCAACGCAATGCCATGGCCAGCGACAGCCGCTTGTATCGCATGCCCCTCATCTGAAAAGCGCAGCTGGCTCGCCTGTTGCGGCAGCGGCAACTGCGCGACGGCGAACCAGCGTTCCCAGGTGGGGTTTTCAGGATGGGCCTGCTTCCAGTCGAAACGGATCAAGGGCACGCGCGCCAGATCCGCCGGCGATGTGGCGCCCAGACGCGGGTTCGCCACGGGGGCGAAGCGGTCGGTGAACAAGGGTTGCGTGACCAGGCCGGGATAGGGCCCACGGCCGTAGCGGATGGCGATGTCGACCACCGTGGATCGCAGGTCGGCAAGCTCGTCGCTGGCTTGCAACTGCAAGTCGATGCCAGGATGCTGGCCGCGGAAATCGCTCATGCGTGGCACCAGCCACTTCACGGTGAACGCATTGGTGGCCGAGATGCTGACTTGA harbors:
- a CDS encoding LysR substrate-binding domain-containing protein; translated protein: MHRRTLPLSALRAFEAAARLGSFKAAATELAVTPTAVSHQIRALEAQTGLALFDRQVRKVALTEAGAQLFPVLRDGFDAFEATLARLTQQRTRIQVSISATNAFTVKWLVPRMSDFRGQHPGIDLQLQASDELADLRSTVVDIAIRYGRGPYPGLVTQPLFTDRFAPVANPRLGATSPADLARVPLIRFDWKQAHPENPTWERWFAVAQLPLPQQASQLRFSDEGHAIQAAVAGHGIALVSLALIADELAAGHLVQPFGPEIDGHTYHLAMYADRPISAPVQTVAAWLRAQAAENS